From a region of the Ignavibacteria bacterium genome:
- a CDS encoding ABC transporter ATP-binding protein, with translation MLKIENLNVNYGAIKAVKDITIEVKKGEIVTLIGANGAGKSTILRTISSIIKAASGRILLEGKDISNLPPHKIVELGISQAPEGRMIFSNLTVQENLEMGAFTRKDKDNIHYDLEFIFTLFPRLKERLKQPGGTLSGGEQQMLAISRAIMSKPKLLLLDEPSLGIAPILVKQIFEKIKSLKDASGLTILLVEQNANIALSISDYAYVLETGTIKLEGEAKAMADNPEVRKAYLGE, from the coding sequence ATGCTTAAGATTGAAAACCTGAACGTTAATTACGGTGCCATAAAGGCAGTCAAAGATATTACCATTGAAGTTAAAAAAGGTGAAATAGTAACTCTAATCGGTGCGAACGGTGCGGGGAAGTCAACGATACTTCGCACAATCTCTTCAATCATAAAAGCCGCATCCGGCAGAATACTTTTAGAAGGAAAAGATATATCTAATTTACCACCTCACAAAATAGTTGAGCTTGGCATTTCTCAGGCACCCGAAGGAAGAATGATTTTTTCAAACCTGACTGTTCAGGAGAATCTTGAAATGGGTGCATTCACACGCAAAGATAAAGATAACATTCACTACGACCTCGAATTTATTTTTACACTTTTCCCTCGTCTCAAGGAAAGGTTAAAGCAGCCCGGTGGTACGCTAAGCGGAGGCGAGCAGCAGATGCTCGCAATCTCACGTGCTATCATGTCAAAACCGAAACTGCTTCTACTTGATGAACCTTCACTCGGTATAGCACCTATATTAGTAAAACAGATATTTGAAAAGATTAAATCTCTTAAAGATGCTTCAGGGCTTACAATCTTACTTGTTGAGCAGAATGCTAACATAGCATTATCAATTTCAGATTACGCATATGTACTCGAAACGGGCACCATTAAACTGGAAGGAGAGGCAAAAGCCATGGCAGATAATCCTGAAGTTCGGAAAGCTTATTTGGGCGAATAA